The Salvia miltiorrhiza cultivar Shanhuang (shh) chromosome 2, IMPLAD_Smil_shh, whole genome shotgun sequence DNA window aaaaaatttaagttattgataattaataaatattaataatattattattaatatgagTGAAAGTAAgagaattaatatttaatattgacTAAACCAATTGTGCGCCGTGTGCGCTGTGCGCACCCCTTACCAAAGCAAAAGTAaagaaattaaagaataaaTCAAAACAGAGGAAAAGTtaattttagaatattatattataagatTTTTAGCTAGATAGCAAATATTTAAGATGCAAgagaggaaaaaaagaaaagaataaaaaggGTAGCTAAGTCATTACCTTTATTGTGATATTAGGTCATAGGGGAAGGGGAAGTATATGGACAAATGGGCCCATTTAATAACAATTTCTtatgataaaatacaaatattgatAGGAAAGTgtatcaaaattaaatataaagctccaataatatatatatatatataatgtatatataattctaattttcatatattattattattcaaaaaaaagtaataaattTGCAAatcattatatttattaatataatattaaatttacaatACGTACAATACTCCCACTTTTCGTGCATCGCATAGAAGACTTACTAATTTGTATGAATTAACGGAAATTTGTATGAATTAACGGAGTTGAGTCGTGTTATTATTGTTCATTATACTCTTTATGAGTATCCGTTGCATCAataataagtaattaataacaataataatatgaaGTATAATAATTACTAGCAgccaaaataaaattttaaacaaaatatTATCATCAATGGTAAAAAAAACTAGTGTTTTCATAGGATTAATATCACGGTAATCATTTGATGCTCGAAatcaattttcaaataaatttcaTAGTAAACTAATAAGAAAAACTTCAAATTGCACACGAATTTATATGATTGGTTTAAAGGTATTGAATTATTggttttttttctttagttACATACTTGATAAATGATAATTCAAAACCAACTTAATTCAATAGTTTGTTAGGACGAGAATAAAATTTACCCCAACCATACGGAACTAATTAAGATATTATACACTAAAAACAAATAATAGATAcactaaaaaaatgaaatcagAATTCCTTGTTTGAACTACATATAGTATTTTTGAATTCCTAACATTATATTTGATATTCACGTTTTTGTCATTAAGAAATAAATATGGAGCTAATTGGACTGATAACTCTAAATATGACAATCAAACATGACGATGAATAAATATGGAGTATACAGAATTTATTCATAAACTCTACTCTAATAGGTTATTAGAATtcatattgtattttatttttaaaaaaaatagaccaCAAATAACATTACAAATcttcaatttcataaataaCAAAAAGCTACTAAAAAAGTATCAGCTATTCTATGCATAAAGAGAAATTTTGGGAAAAAGTTACTGGAGAAATCCTTCTGGACATAACAGAATTTCACCTTTCTTATTAGATAGTTAAAATCCGATTAAAAGAAGAGCTTCACTATCTGTAATGCAATTTATCTTACGTGAAATTATCAATGTCTACTACAAACATGATATTAAAAGATTCAGGGAGAAAATTAAAGTTAGTTCGGGAAAATTGATGAATAAGTTATGTAAGTGCAGCAAAATTCACTTAGATGGGGCAGGGTGGAACGTCGAGAGTGATACCGGCTTGAATTTGACCCCAGCCAATCAGACGCCAGTGCCTATCGATTCTTCGACTCAATGCAATTTTTTCTCCTTTACTGGTGCACACAGGAGACGTGAGCTGCAGTTTTGCAAACACATTCTTGACAGCAACAACACGAGCTCCGGTTGACATAGATCCTATGTTCAACATTAGCATCTCCCCCTTTGTCAGCTTTGTCACCTTACCCTGCCTCTCTGTGTCCTTTGTCCTAACACCCAGCAGCCGCCTCAGCAAGAAGAAATTAACCTGTTTCATCCGGGAAAACGAGACAGACTCATTTGCGTTAGACAATGAATACCGATGACAAGTCGAAGACAACTTATAGCAGGAGATTGTCCTTACCTCTAGTTCAACATATACTTCAGGTAGAGAATCCAACTTCTCCGAGAACCTGACCAACCAACCTATCAGCACGAGTAAGTGTGGGGTCCATTGTTGTTCCAACTCCAATAAGGCCTCCAGGAACAGCAAATTGCAGTTCATTCTGCTCAGCATATAATGATACTATTCTGGAGTATATAGGGGTGCACTTGATGTTATCATTCTCATCTTTGACAACAATTCCAGGACGGACCTCAATATACTGATTCACTTTCAAAACACCCTGCAAGTACAATTTGACGGCTCTTTTACATTGACACCTTGGATGACTAGGTTGTATGTGGCAACTATTCAATTAAGAAACAGAAGAAAACAATGAAAATATGGCTTGGATAAATCGATGCTATTGGAAGGTTACTTCTAGGCTTGAATTAACACAAAAGGTGAATATGCAATTAGATCACAAGAATTACAAGAGGCAGGATATACGTTAACATTCTAGGCTTCTTGTATTAACTCAAAGGTTTATGTGCAATTAGATAAAAGAAagatcagaaaaaaaaaaaaaaaaaaaaaaaaaagcaagcATGAGACAAGATATACAGATGGAGTACACAGAAGATTCTTACCTTAAGAATACTACCGCCAGCAACACCACCTTTAATTTCATCAACTTCAGACCCAGGCTTATTGACATCGAAAGACCGGATCACAATCATATTTGGTGGCGATGTGAAGTTCCTCTCTGGGATTGGGatttttttcacaatatatTCACATACAACATCAATGTTATATTTCAGCTGCGCAGAAATTGGAACCACTGGCGCACCATCTGCAACAGTCCCCTGTGGAGACAAATTAACAcagtaaaatatatattatttgcaTGACAGTAAAAATACCTGCATCTCAGATCAGAGGCCTTTGTAATATTGATTTCCTCAAATACATTATATACATCTACATTAATCGTACTATGTATTATGAGGATTTATTAGATAAAGTTCACATATTAATGTTCAATAAAGACACTGATATGATCAGTTCAGATGCCATTTAAAATAGAGAGTAATAATTAAGAAGCTACCAAATTTTTGTAGTCTTCACAATgctaaattataaattaattaccaATGTTTATTTAAAAAGATGGGCTACTTGTACTAAAAACATGCATGTCATAAAATTGAGATTTACTCCTAAAAAATTGAGAATTATTTACAGCTTTAGTTTGATAACTAATTCTGCATTATACATATTCAACAAAAAAATAGATAAGAGAATTTAGTGAATGGTGATTCAAGCCAATAGCCGGCTTATGGGCCAAGCTATACAAACAAAATTGTG harbors:
- the LOC131012738 gene encoding LOW QUALITY PROTEIN: eukaryotic translation initiation factor 2 subunit gamma-like (The sequence of the model RefSeq protein was modified relative to this genomic sequence to represent the inferred CDS: deleted 2 bases in 2 codons), which produces MSRKGLMEQDLSKLDVTKLNPLSPEVISRQATINIGTIGHVAHGKSTVVKAISGVQTVRFKNELERNITIKLGYANAKIYKCEEDRCPRPMCYKAYGSGKEDSPMCDVPGFENCRMKLLRHVSFVDCPGHDILMATMLNGAAIMDGALLLIAANESCPQPQTSEHLAAVEIMRLQHIIILQNKVDLVQENVAINQHEAIQRFIQGTVADGAPVVPISAQLKYNIDVVCEYIVKKIPIPERNFTSPPNMIVIRSFDVNKPGSEVDEIKGGVAGGSILKGVLKVNQYIEVRPGIVVKDENDNIKCTPIYSRIVSLYAEQNELQFAVPGGLIGVGTTMDPTLTRADRLVGQVLGEVGSLPEVYVELEVNFFLLRRLLGVRTKDTERQGKVTKLTKGEMLMLNIGSMSTGARVVAVKNVFAKLQLTSPVCTSKGEKIALSRRIDRHWRLIGWGQIQAGITLDVPPCPI